The Amycolatopsis japonica nucleotide sequence CGGGAAGCCGAGCTTGCGAAGCAGCGCGCGGCCCTCGTCGTCGGTGTTGGCGGTGGTGACGACAGTGACGTCCATACCGCGCGGGCGGTCGATGGCGTCCGGGTCGATCTCGTGGAACATGGACTGCTCGTTGAGACCGAACGTGTAGTTGCCGTTGCCGTCGAACTGCTTCGGCGAAAGCCCGCGGAAGTCACGGATACGCGGCAGCGCGATGGTCAGCAGCCGGTCGAGGAACTCCCACATGCGGTCGTTGCGCAGCGTGACGCGCGCACCGATCGGCTGGCCCTCACGCAGCTTGAACTGCGCGATGGACTTGCGAGCCTTGCGAACCTCGGGCTTCTGCCCGGTGATCGCGGCCAGGTCGCGGATGGCGCCTTCGATCAGCTTGCTGTCACGGGCGGCGTCTCCGACACCCATGTTCACGACGACCTTGACGACGCCCGGGATCTGGTGGACGTTCTCGAAGGAGAACTCCTCCTGGAGCTGTCCCTTGATCTCCTCGCGGTACCGCACCTTGAGGCGCGGGGCGATCTTCTCTGCGGTGGTCATGATCAGATGTCCTTACCGTTCCGGCGCGAGACCCGGACCTTCTTGCCGTCCTCGCCGATGCGGTAGCCCACCCGGGTCGGCTTGCCGTCGGAGTCGACGACCATCACGTTCGAGACGTGGATGGGCGCCTCCTGCGTGACGATGCCGCCGGACTGCGCGCCGCGCTGGGTCTGGGAGATCCGCGTGTGCTTCTTGATCCGGTTGACGCCCTCGACCAGCACGCGCTCGCGCTCGGGGTAGGCCTGGATGACCTTGCCCTTGGCACCCTTGTCCTTGCCGGCGATGACGACGACCGTGTCGCCCTTCTTCACCTTCATGCTCTACAACACCTCCGGCGCGAGCGAAATGATCTTCATGAACTTTCGGTCGCGCAGCTCGCGGCCGACCGGCCCGAAGATGCGGGTGCCGCGGGGCTCATTGTCGTTCTTGATGAGCACAGCAGCGTTCTCGTCGAAGCGGATGTAAGAACCGTCCGGACGACGGCGCTCCTTGCGCGTGCGAACGATGACCGCCTTGACGACGTCACCCTTCTTCACGCCGGCAGCCGGCATGGCGTCCTTCACGGTGGCGACGATGATGTCGCCGATGCCCGCGTAGCGCCGCCCCGAGCCACCGAGAACGCGGATGCAAAGGATCTCCTTCGCGCCCGTGTTGTCGGCAACCCGAAGCCGCGACTCCTGCTGGATCACGTCTACTCCTGTATGTCGCGCTGGTTCTCGCGATGAACCGCGAGCCTTGCGGAACTAAGGGACTCAAAAAGAGCCCTACTTACTTGGCCTTCTCCACGATCTGCACCAGACGCCAGCGCTTGGTCGCCGACAGCGGGCGGGTCTCCATCAGGGTGACCCGGTCGCCCACGCCCGCCTCGTTGTTCTCGTCGTGCACCTTGACCTTGCTGGTGCTGCGGAGAACCTTGGCGTAACGGCGGTGCTTCTTGCGGTCTTCGAGCTCGACCACGATCGTCTTGTTCATCTTGTCCGAGACGACATAGCCCTCACGGACCTTACGGTCGTTGCGGCCGGCCGCCTCGGTGGGCTGCTCGCTCATGCGGCACCTTCACTCTCGGCGTCAGGGGAAACGGACAGGCCGAGTTCACGCTCGCGCATGACCGTGTAGATCCGCGCGATGTCCGTGCGGACGGTGCGCAGACGGCGGTTGTTGTCGAGCTGTCCGGTCGCCATCTGGAAGCGGAGGTTGAAGAGCTCCTCCTTGTATTCCTTCAGACGCAGAACGAGCTCTTCCGCGGTGAGCTCACGCAGCTCCGATGCCTGGGCGGCACCTGCCTTCGCCATCAGAACTCACCACCTTCACGGGTCACGATGCGGCACTTCATGGGCAGCTTGTGGATCGCGCGACGGAGCGCCTCACGGGCGGTCTCCTCGTTCGGGAACGAGATCTCGAACATCACGCGGCCCGGCTTCACGTTGGCGATCCACCACTCGGGCGAACCCTTACCGGAACCCATGCGGGTTTCCGCCGGCTTCTTGGTCAGCGGGCGGTCCGGGTAGATGGTCGTCCACACCTTGCCGCCACGCTTGATGTGACGCGTCATGGCGATACGAGCGGACTCGATCTGCCGGTTGGTCACGTAGCTGTGCTCAAGCGCCTGGATGCCGTACTCGCCGAAGTTCACCTTCGTACCGCCCTTGGCGGCACCGTGGCGCTTCGGGGAGTGCTGCTTCCGGTGCTTGACCCTGCGCGGGATGAGCACGTGTCAGCCCTCCGTCTTTTCTGCAGTCTCAGCAGCCGGGGCCTCGGTGGCCGTGTCGCCCTTGGGAGCGGCGTCGCCACTCTTCGCGGCGGCGGCGGCCCGGCCGGCTTCGGTCGAGGTCGGCGTCGTGCCCGACGAGCCGGAACGGCGCGGTCGGGAGGGACGGTCACCACGGTCACGGCGCGGGGCGCGCTCGGCGGCCGCGGCGGCGTCACGCGCCTCCTTGGCCTTGAGGCCACCCACGAGCTCGCCCTTGTAGATCCACACCTTCACGCCGATGCGACCGAACGTCGTCTTGGCCTCGAAGAAGCCGTAGTCGATGTCGGCGCGCAGCGTGTGCAGCGGGACGCGGCCATCGCGGTAGTGCTCGGAGCGGGACATCTCGGCACCGCCGAGACGACCGCCGCACTGCACGCGGATGCCCTTGACCTGCGGCGAACGCATGGAGGTCTGGATCGCCTTGCGCATCGCGCGGCGGAACGCCACACGGTTGCTCAGCTGCTCCGCGACACCCTGGGCGACGAGCTGGGCGTCGGCCTCGGGGTTCTTGACCTCGAGGATGTTCAGCTGGACCTGCTTGGCGGTCAGCTTCTCCAGCGCGCCGCGGATGCGGTCGGCCTCCGCGCCGCGACGGCCGATGACGATGCCCGGCCGGGCGGTGTGGATGTCGACGCGGACCCGGTCACGGGTGCGCTCGATCTCGACCTTGGAGATCCCGGCGCGCTCCATGCCCGTGGACAGCAGCTTCCGGATCTTGACGTCCTCGGCCACGTACTCCGCGTACTGCTTGTCGGCGTACCAACGCGACTTCCAGTCCGTGGTGATACCCAGGCGGAAGCCGTGCGGGTTGATCTTCTGGCCCACTACCGGCCACCTGCCTTCTTCTTGCCCTGTGCCTTCTTGGCCTCGGCCTTGGGACGCGACTCCACCTCGACGGTGATGTGGCTGGTCCGCTTGCGGATCCGGTACGCGCGGCCCTGGGCCCGCGGACGGATGCGCTTGAGGGTCGGGCCCTCGTCGGCGTAGGCGTTCTTGACCCAGAGGGTGTCCGGGTCGAGATCGAGGTTGTTCTCGGCGTTGGCCACGGCGCTGGCGAGCACCTTCGCGACCGGCTCGCTTGCCGCCTGCGGGGCGAACTGGAGCACGGCCAAGGCGTCGGCGGCGCTACGTCCCTTGATCAGCTCGATCACCCGGCGCACCTTGGTAGGCGAGTCCCGGACGAAGCGAGCCCGCGCGTAAGCCGTCGGCAAAGCCTCGGCCACGTCGTTCTGGGCGTTCATCGCTAGATTCCTTGTTCTCTCGTGCCCGCTCAGCGGCGGCGCGACTTGCGGTCGTCCTTGATGTGGCCCTTGAAGGTCCGAGTCGGCGCGAATTCGCCCAACTTGTGACCCACCATCGCCTCGGTGACGAACACCGGGACGTGCTTGCGGCCGTCGTGCACCGCGATCGTGTGACCCAGGAAATCCGGGATGATCGTGGAGCGACGCGACCACGTCTTGATCACGGTCTTCTTGCCCGACTCGTTGAGAGCGTCCACCTTCTTGAGCAGGTGGTCGTCCACGAAGGGGCCCTTTTTGAGGCTACGTGGCATGTTCTTCTACCTCCCTGCTCAGCGCTTCTTGCCGGTACGCCGGCGGCGGACGATCATGGCGTCGGAAGCCTTGCGGCGGCGGGTGCGGCCTTCGGGCTTACCGTTCGGGTTCACCGGGTGGCGACCACCGGAGGTCTTACCCTCACCACCACCGTGCGGGTGGTCGACCGGGTTCATGACGACACCACGGACGGTGGGGCGCTTGCCGCGCCAGCGGTTACGGCCCGCCTTGCCCCAGTTGATGTTCGAGTGCTCGGAGTTGCCGACCTCGCCGATGGTGGCGCGGTTGCGCACGTCGACGTTGCGGATCTCGCCCGAGGGGAGACGAAGCTGGGCGTAAGGCCCGTCCTTCGCCACCAGCTGCACCTTGGCACCGGCGGACCGCGCCATCTTCGCGCCGCCACCGGGGCGGAGCTCGATCGCGTGGATCACGGTGCCGACCGGGATGTTGCGCAGCGGCAGGTTGTTACCCGGCTTGATGTCGGCGCGGGGGCCGTTCTCGACCGTGTCACCCTGCTTGAGCTTCTCCGGGGCGATGATGTAGCGCTTCTCGCCGTCGGCGTAGTGCAGCAGCGCGATCCGAGCGGACCGGTTGGGGTCGTACTCGATGTGCGCGACCTTGGCGGGAACGCCGTCCTTGTCGTTCCGGCGGAAGTCGATCAGCCGGTACGCACGCTTGTGGCCACCGCCCTTGTGACGGGTGGTGATCTTGCCGCTGGAGTTACGGCCGCCGGACTTGCTCAGCGGACGCAGCAGCGACTTCTCCGGGGTGGACCGAGTGATCTCGGCGAAGTCGGAGACGCTGGAACCGCGACGACCCGGGGTCGTCGGCTTGTACTTGCGGATGCCCATGTGTCAGCTCAGTCCTTTACGCGGTGGGTCCGCCGAAGATCTCGATCGGCTTGCTCTCAGCCGAAAGAGTCACGATGGCGCGCTTGGTGTCCTTGCGCTTGCCGAAGCCGGCGCGAGTCCGCTTACGCTTGCCCTGGCGGTTGGCCGTGTTGACGCTGACCACCTTGACGCCGAACACCTTCTCGACCGCGATCTTGATCTGGGTCTTGTTGGCGTCCGGGCGGACGATGAACGTGTACTTGTGGTCCTCGAGCAGCCCGTAGGACTTCTCGGAGATCACCGGCGCGAGCAAGATGTCGCGGGGATCGGGGATGGCGATCGCACTCACTGCTCGTCACTCCCTTCAACCTCGCTCGACCGAGCCGAAGCCTTCGCGCCCTTGCCCCGGACGGGGCCGGCGACGAACACGTCGTAAGCGGCCTTGGTGAACACCACGTCGTCGTTGACCAACACGTCGTAGGTGTTGAGCTGGTCGGGCGTGATGATGTGGACCTCGGCCAGGTTGCGCACGGAGTTCCAGCTCAGCTCGTCGTCGCGGTGCAGGACCACGAGAACGCGCTTGGCCTGGGTCACCGCGGCGATGGCGGCCTTGGCGGACTTGGTGGACGGCTTCTCGCCGGTCACCAGTTCGGTGATGACGTGCAGCTGTCCGGCACGGGCCCGGTCGGAGAGGGCGCCACGCAGAGCGGCGGCCTTCATCTTCTTCGGGGTCCGCTGGGTGTAGTCACGCGGCGTGGGGCCGTGGACGACGCCACCACCGGTGAACTGCGGCGCACGGGTCGAACCCTGGCGGGCGCGGCCGGTGCCCTTCTGGCGGTACGGCTTCTTGCCACCACCGCGGACTTCACCGCGGGTCTTGGTGTCATGCGTGCCCTGGCGCGCGGCGGCCAGCTGGGCCACCACGACCTGGTGCATGAGGGGCACGTTGGCCTGCACGTCGAAGATCTCCGAGGGGAGCTCGACCGTGCCGTCGGCTTTACCGGCCGGGGTCTTCAGCTCGACGCTGGTCATGTTCAGTTACCACCCTTCGCGGCGCTGCGAACGAACAGCAGGCCGCCCTTGGGACCGGGCACGGCGCCCTTGATCAGCAGCAGGCCGTCCTCGGCACGCACCGCGTGCACGGTCAGGTTCTGCGTGGTGACCCGGTCGTTGCCCATCCGGCCCGCCATGCGCAGGCCCTTGAAGACGCGGCCCGGGGTGGCGCAGCCACCGATCGAGCCGGGCTTGCGGTGCACGGCCTGGGCACCGTGGCTCGCGCCCTGGCCCTTGAAGCCGTGACGCTTCATGACACCGGCGTAGCCCTTGCCCTTGCTGGTACCGGTCACGTCGACCTCGATACCGGCCTCGAACACCTCGGCGGTGATCTCCTGGCCGACCTCGTAGGTCTCGGCGTCGGTGGTACGCAGCTCCGCAAGGTAACGGCGCGGGGTCACGCTCGCCTTGTCGAAGTGGCCGGTGCGCGGCTTGTTCACCCGGCGCGGGTCGACCGCGCCGAAAGCCAGCTGCACGGCCTTGTAGCCGTCGTTCTCCTGGGTCCGAACCTGGGTGACCACGTTCGGCCCGGCCTGGACGACGGTCACCGGGACGACCCGGTTGTTCTCGTCGAAGACCTGGGTCATGCCGAGCTTGGTGCCCAGGATGCCCTTCACTTGCCTGTCAGACATGAGTCTCTTACTCTCCGCCGCTCGCCAGCCGCTGCTACTGGATGTTGACGTCGACGCTCGCCGGCAGGTCGATGCGCATGAGCGCGTCGACCGTCTTCGGCGTCGGGTCGAGGATGTCGATCAGACGCTTGTGCGTGCGCATCTCGAAGTGCTCGCGCGAGTCCTTGTACTTGTGCGGCGAGCGGATGACGCAGTAAACGTTCTTCTCGGTGGGCAGCGGCACCGGCCCGACAACACGGGCGCCGGTACGCGTGACCGTCTCGACGATCTTGCGTGCCGAGGTGTCGATCGCCTCGTGGTCGTAGGCCTTGAGCCGGATGCGGATCTTCTGTCCCGCCATGGTGGCTGCTCGTTCCTTGTCGTCTCGTGCCGCTTTTGTCTTTTCAAACCTCAGCCTGGCTGAGGTTTTCCCAGTTCAACGGCCCTGTCCCCGGTCCACGCGGTCGGGCGTGTCGTGCCCGACGCACAGACGGATCCCGCGGGATCTTCGTCTTGCCTGGTCTTCCTCAACGTGAGGAGGCATCGAGCCGGCGGAAAAGCTTGAATCGCCGTCTCAAACGCCCTTGCCCGCTAGCCTCACCCGAAGGAAGTGCTCCGCGGACCGTGGCCGCTCATACCAGGGCGGCCGGAACCTGTCTTCGGAAAGAAGTACGAGTTCGGCCGCCCCAGGACGAGCAACCTGAATAGTGTCGCACACGTGATTTGACGCCCCTAACCCGGGGGTGTATTACCCCCGGGCGGGGCGCCTGAATCACTTGATGATCTTGGTGACCTGGCCGGCGCCGACGGTCCGACCACCCTCGCGGATGGCGAAACGCAGGCCCTCGTCCATGGCGACCGGCTGGATCAGCACGACGCTGATGTCCGTGTTGTCGCCCGGCATGACCATCTCGACACCCTCCTTGAGGGTGACGACGCCGGTCACGTCCGTGGTACGGAAGTAGAACTGCGGGCGGTAGTTGTTGAAGAACGGGGTGTGACGGCCACCCTCGTCCTTCGACAGGATGTAGACCGAGCCCTCGAACTCCGTGTGCGGGGTGGTGGTACCCGGCTTCACGACGACCTGGCCGCGCTCGACGTCCTCGCGCTTGATACCGCGGACCAGCAGACCGACGTTGTCGCCGGCCTCACCCTGGTCGAGCAGCTTGCGGAACATCTCGACACCGGTGACGGTGGTCTTGGTCGACTTCTCCTTGATGCCGACGATCTCGACCTCTTCGTTCACGTTGACGCGGCCACGCTCGATACGGCCGGTCACGACCGTGCCACGGCCGGTGATCGTGAAGACGTCTTCGATCGGCATCAGGAACGGCTTGTCGAGCTCGCGCACCGGGTCCGGCACGTTCTCGTCGACGGCTTCCATCAGCTCGAGAACGCTCTCGCCCCACTTGGCGTCGCCCTCGAGGGCCTTCAGGCCGGAGACCTTGATGACCGGAGCGTCGTCACCCGGGAAGTCCTGGGAGGACAGCAGCTCGCGGACCTCGAGCTCGACGAGCTCCAGGATCTCCTCGTCGTCGACCATGTCGGCCTTGTTCAGCGCGACCACGATGTAGGGCACGCCGACCTGCTTCGCGAGCAGCACGTGCTCACGGGTCTGCGGCATCGGGCCGTCGGTCGCCGCGACCACGAGGATCGCGCCGTCCATCTGCGCCGCACCGGTGATCATGTTCTTGATGTAGTCCGCGTGACCGGGGGCGTCCACGTGGGCGTAGTGACGCTTCTCGGTCTGGTACTCGACGTGCGAGATGTTGATCGTGATACCGCGCTGCTTCTCTTCCGGCGCGTTGTCGATCTGGTCGAACGCCGAAGCGGTGTTCAGCTCGGGGTACTTGTCGTGCAGAACCTTGGTGATCGCCGCGGTCAGAGTGGTCTTACCGTGGTCGACGTGACCGATGGTCCCGATGTTGACGTGCGGCTTGGTCCGCTCGAATTTCGCCTTCGCCACTGGAATGTCCTCCTGGACTGTTTTGCTTACTCACCGGCCAACGTGGCTGTCGGACGGGGATTCGTTTCTTGACGGATGCTGCGGACGTTCAGGAGTGTTCCTTATGCCCGCGAGCGGACGGGAACTACTCCCCCGTCGCCTTCGCGATGATTTCCTTCGCGACGTTCGCGGGAACCTCGGCGTAGGAGTCGAACACCATGGAGTAGTTGGCACGTCCCTGCGTACGCGAACGCAGGTCGCCGACGTAACCGAACATCTCCGACAGCGGGACCAGTGCCTTGACGACACGGGTACCGGCGCGCTCCTCCATGGCCTGGATCTGGCCACGGCGGGAGTTGAGGTCGCCGATCACATCGCCCATGTAGTCCTCGGGCGTGGTGACCTCGACGGCCATCAGCGGCTCGAGGATGACCGGACCGGCCTTCTTCGCGGCTTCCTTCATCGCCATGGAGCCGGCGATCTTGAAGGCCATTTCCGAAGAGTCGACCTCGTGGTACGCGCCGTCCAACAAGGTGAACTTCAACCCGACGAGCGGGTAGCCGGCCAGCACGCCGTACTGCATGGCGTCCTGCGCGCCCGCGTCGACCGACGGGATGTACTCCCGCGGCACGCGGCCACCGGTGACCTTGTTGTCGAACTCGTAGAGGGCACCGTCGGTGGACTCGAGCGGCTCGAGCTTGACGATGACCTTCGCGAACTGACCGGAACCACCGGTCTGCTTCTTGTGCACGTAGTCGAGCTTCTCGACCGTCTTGCGCACCGTCTCGCGGTAGGCGACCTGCGGCTTACCGATGTTCGCCTCGACCTTGTAGTCGGACTTCATGCGGTTGACCAGCACCTCGAGGTGCAGCTCGCCCATACCGGCGATGATCGTCTGGCCGGTGTCCTCGTCCAGGTTGACCTGGAACGTCGGGTCCTCTTCGGCCAGCTTCTGGATCGCCAGGGACAGCTTCTCCTGGTCGGCCTTGGTCTTCGGCTCGATCGCGACGCGGATGACCGGCGCCGGGAACGTCATCGACTCGAGGACGACCGGGTTCTGCGGGTCGGCGAGGGTGTCACCGGTGGTGGTGTCCTTCAGGCCGATGACCGCGTAGATGTGGCCGGCCTGGGCCTCGTCGACCGGGTTCTCCTTGTTGGAGTGCATCTGGAAGAGCTTCCCGATGCGCTCCTTGCGCTCCTTGGTGGCGTTGATCAGCTGCGCGCCGGAGGAGACCTTGCCCGAGTACACCCGGATGTAGGTCAGCTTGCCGAAGAACGGGTGCGCGGCGATCTTGAACGCCAGAGCGGAGAACGGCTCGTCGACGGACGGCTTCCGGGTGACCGGGGTCTCGCCGTCGGGCAGCGTGCCCTCGACGGCCGGGACGTCCAGCGGCGACGGGAGGTAGTCGATGACCGCGTCGAGCATGGGCTGGACGCCCTTGTTCTTGAACGCGGAACCGGTGAGCACCGGGTACGCCTCGCGGGCGACGGTGAGCTTCCGGATGCCGGCCTTGATCTCGGCCTCGGTGAGCTCTTCGCCCTCGAGGAACTTCTCCATCAGCGAGTCGTCGGTCTCGGCGACGGCCTCGACCAGCTTCTCCCGGTACTCGGCCGCCTTGTCGGCGAGCTCGGCCGGGATCTCCTCGACGGCGTAGTCCTCGCCCTTCTGGACCTCGCCGCGCCAGGTCAGCGCCTTCATGCGGACCAGGTCGACGACGCCTTCGAACTCGCTCTCGGCGCCGATCGGCAGCTGGATGACCAGCGGACGGGCACCGAGACGCTCCTCGATGGTGCGGACGGTGAAGTAGAAGTCCGCGCCGAGCTTGTCCATCTTGTTGACGAAGCAGATACGAGGAACCTCGTACTTGTCCGCCTGACGCCAGACCTGCTCGGACTGCGGCTCGACACCTTCCTTGCCGTCGAAGACGGCGACGGCACCATCGAGCACGCGGAGCGAACGCTCCACCTCGACGGTGAAGTCGACGTGGCCCGGAGTGTCGATGATGTTGATCTGGTGGTCGGCCCAGAACGTGGTGGTGGCAGCCGAGGTGATGGTGATACCCCGCTTCTGCTCCTCCTCCATCCAGTCCATGGTGGCGGCGCCATCGTGGACTTCACCGATCTTGTAGTTGACCCCGGTGTAGAACAGGATCCGCTCGGTGGTGGTGGTCTTACCGGCGTCGATGTGGGCCATGATGCCGATGTTGCGGACCTTGTTCAGGTCGGTCAGCACTTCACGTGCCACGAGAGTGTTCCCCTGTCTCAAAATTGGGGCCCGGCAAGGCTTTGATCGGCAGCCGGGCGGTCATCACCAGCGGTAGTGCGCGAAGGCCTTGTTGGACTCGGCCATCTTGTGGGTGTCCTCACGCCGCTTCACGCTGGCGCCGAGGCCGTTGCTCGCGTCGAGCAGTTCGTTCTGCAGACGCTCGATCATGGTCTTCTCGCGGCGGGCCGCGGAGAAGGAGACGAGCCAGCGCAGCGCGAGGGTGGTGGAGCGGCCCGGCTTGACCTCGATCGGCACCTGGTAGGTGGCACCACCGACGCGGCGGCTCTTCACCTCGATGGTGGGCTTCACGTTGTCGAGGGCGCGCTTCAGCGTGACGACCGGGTCGGTGCCGGTCTTCTCGCGAGCACCTTCGAGGGCGCCGTAGACGATGCGCTCGGCCAGGGACCGCTTGCCGTCCTTCAGCACCTTGTTCACCAGCTGGGTGACCAGCGGGGATGCGTAGACGGGGTCAGAGATCAGCGGCCGCTTCGGGGCCGGACCCTTGCGGGGCATTAGCTCTTCTCCTTCTTCGCGCCGTACCGGCTGCGCGCCTGCTTACGGTTCTTGACACCCTGGGTGTCGAGCGAACCGCGGATGATCTTGTAACGGACACCCGGCAGGTCCTTCACACGACCACCGCGCACGAGCACCATCGAGTGCTCCTGCAGGTTGTGGCCTTCACCGGGAATGTAGGCGGTGACCTCGATGCCGCTGGTCAGCTTCACACGAGCGACCTTGCGAAGCGCCGAGTTCGGCTTCTTGGGGGTTGTGGTGTACACGCGAGTGCACACGCCACGCCGCTGCGGGCTCCCCTTGAGGGCCGCGGTCTTCTGCTTGGCAGCCTTGTCCTGGCGGCCCTTACGGACCAGCTGCTGGATCGTGGGCAATGGACCAGCTTTCTGTTCGCGATCTTGCTACTACGTGTTGTCTCCGGCCCCCGCGGTCGGGCGTGTCGGCCCGCGTCACGGTCTTGCGACCGGTAACTTCCCGTAGGGATTTTCCGTCGGATCCCGCGTGGGCGAAGCCTTCGGACCGGATGCCTGAGCACCCCGTCCGTGCCGCACGGCACACGGGACGGCCCGACGCCTGCCGGGCACGGTCTCCAAAGATACCCGGCCACTTCCGGACCGGCCAAATCGGGGGGTCGATAACTATATCGTGCCGGGCGTCACGCCGCGGCCACCCTGATGGAACGGCGTTTCGGGCGACTTCATTCCCCGTCGGCCTTGGCATGGCCCCCTCGGCAGAGGACCTATTCCTCTTCGGGCTTCGCGTGGTCCGCCCGGCCCGGGTGCGGGTCACGGGAAAGATCGATCAACGGATGCACGGGAGCCCCCTCCGGCGCCGCGTGACTTCCCCGCTTGGGTTCCTCGGTGCTTTCCTGCTGCTCGGCGTCCATGACGCCCTCCCCTCGTCGGTACTGATTCCGTACTTGTGGATCACTGCTCGGCGAACCACGCTACCTATTCCCCTATCGGGTGAGCCGGATGGATCCGAGAAGCACCCCGTCGCGTCGAACCGGTGAATGAGTCACGATGAGACTGGTCACAGCGTCGGTTCGCCCGGCGTACCGCAAGTATGGGGAGGCTCCATGTCCGCCGAGTTCGAGCAGCTGGTCGCGCAATTCGACAAGTTCCAGTCCCAGCTCCAGAACGTCGACGACCGGCTCGCGAACGTCGGCGGGATGCAGGACGAGCTCGGCAGGATCGAGGCGACGGCGTCCTCTTCGGACCGTTCGGTGACGGTGGTCGCCGGGCCCGGCGGCGCGATCATGGACGTCAAATTCACCGAGGACGCCCTTCGCCAGCGTCCGGACGCGCTTTCCGCGGCGCTGATGTCGACCATCCAGCAGGCCGTGGCCGAAGCGGCCCGCAAACAGGCCACGATCGTCGAAGAGCACATGGGCGACGACCTCAATCTGGTCGACCAGGTGCTGGAGACCCAGGCGGACCTGTTCGGCACCACCGTCGAGGAGATGCGGGCGCGGATGGAAGAGGAGTCCCCGTCGCGGCCGGCCGCCGAGCAGCAGGCCGACGACTACTCCGAGCGTTCCGTCCTCAAATCCGCCGACGAACCGCAGCGGCCCCAGACCCCGCCGCCCCCGGCGTCGAGCCCCTCGGACGGCGACCGTTTCCTGAAGAACCTGTTCGACGACGACCACTGACCCCGGGACCGGATCGCCTTTAGCGGGCTAAACGCGATCCGCGGCGCTGGGAACCGCAGGCCGGGCAGCCGGGTCCAAGGCGCCGATCACGACGAGCCGCATCGGAAGGTGCGCGAAGGGAGGGACCGCCGATGGCCGGAGGGCATGAGGTGGTGATCAGCGCTCTGCGCACCTACTCGGGCAAGCTCGGGCAGGACGTCCAGATCCCGAACGAGGTCGGACGGCTGACGCAGCAGTCCGACGTCGGCGACGAGTCATGGGGAGTCGTCGGCCTGTTCGTGAAGCACGAGTACACGTCGATGCTCACCGATCTGCAGGATCTGCTGATCGAGATGTCCGCGGGGCTGACCGCGGCTTCGGAGAAGCTCGGCAACGCCGCCACCGCCTACGAGCGGAACGAAGACGACAACGTCAAGGCGCTCAACGAAATCCTCAAGCTGCTGGAGCAGCCGGCGCAATCGAGGACACCGAAGATGGGGCCGGCCAAGTAGCGAGGGGGACTGATCGTGGCCGATCAGAAGATCACCGGCGAACACACCAAGATCCAGATCAACGACTACAACCCGGACACCATCCGCACGGACAAGATGCTGACCTCGCTGCCCGGGCCGATCGGCAGTGGCTTCAGCACCTTCGACACCGTCAAGAAGGCGACCGCGGACGGGTTCCAGGCCAGCGACATCGGGACCATCGCGGCCAGCGGCGCCGGTTTCGTCAGCTCGTGCATGGGCGTCGCGGACATCGCCAGCGACCCGATCGGCTGGCTGGTCGGCCAGGGGCTCAGCTTCCTGATGAACGTGTGCCAGCCGATCCAGGACGCCATCCACATGGTGAGCGGCGACGGTCCGGCGTTGTCGAACGCGGCGGGGAACTTCAACAACATCGGCGTCTACCTGCAGAACTACAGCAAGAAGTTCGACGAAGACGCGAAGACGTCGCTGTCCCAGTGGACCGGTGACGCGGCGAACGCGGCGGGCGAGAAGCTGGCGAAGTTCGCGCAGGGCATCGACGGGATAGCCGCGCAGGCCGGGGACATCGCCCAGCTGCTGCAGATCTCCAGCATGGTGATGACGGTGATCGAGGAGTTCATCAAGGCGATCCTCACCGAGTTCATCACGTGGCTGATCATGATCTGGATCCCGGCGCTGGCCGCGGCCGTCCCGACCTGCGGTGGTTCGACGGCGACGGCGGGCGGGCTGACGGCCACCCGCGCGGTCTCGACGACGTCGAA carries:
- the rplE gene encoding 50S ribosomal protein L5 → MTTAEKIAPRLKVRYREEIKGQLQEEFSFENVHQIPGVVKVVVNMGVGDAARDSKLIEGAIRDLAAITGQKPEVRKARKSIAQFKLREGQPIGARVTLRNDRMWEFLDRLLTIALPRIRDFRGLSPKQFDGNGNYTFGLNEQSMFHEIDPDAIDRPRGMDVTVVTTANTDDEGRALLRKLGFPFKEN
- the rplX gene encoding 50S ribosomal protein L24, with protein sequence MKVKKGDTVVVIAGKDKGAKGKVIQAYPERERVLVEGVNRIKKHTRISQTQRGAQSGGIVTQEAPIHVSNVMVVDSDGKPTRVGYRIGEDGKKVRVSRRNGKDI
- the rplN gene encoding 50S ribosomal protein L14, which translates into the protein MIQQESRLRVADNTGAKEILCIRVLGGSGRRYAGIGDIIVATVKDAMPAAGVKKGDVVKAVIVRTRKERRRPDGSYIRFDENAAVLIKNDNEPRGTRIFGPVGRELRDRKFMKIISLAPEVL
- the rpsQ gene encoding 30S ribosomal protein S17, whose product is MSEQPTEAAGRNDRKVREGYVVSDKMNKTIVVELEDRKKHRRYAKVLRSTSKVKVHDENNEAGVGDRVTLMETRPLSATKRWRLVQIVEKAK
- the rpmC gene encoding 50S ribosomal protein L29, whose translation is MAKAGAAQASELRELTAEELVLRLKEYKEELFNLRFQMATGQLDNNRRLRTVRTDIARIYTVMRERELGLSVSPDAESEGAA
- the rplP gene encoding 50S ribosomal protein L16; translated protein: MLIPRRVKHRKQHSPKRHGAAKGGTKVNFGEYGIQALEHSYVTNRQIESARIAMTRHIKRGGKVWTTIYPDRPLTKKPAETRMGSGKGSPEWWIANVKPGRVMFEISFPNEETAREALRRAIHKLPMKCRIVTREGGEF
- the rpsC gene encoding 30S ribosomal protein S3, whose protein sequence is MGQKINPHGFRLGITTDWKSRWYADKQYAEYVAEDVKIRKLLSTGMERAGISKVEIERTRDRVRVDIHTARPGIVIGRRGAEADRIRGALEKLTAKQVQLNILEVKNPEADAQLVAQGVAEQLSNRVAFRRAMRKAIQTSMRSPQVKGIRVQCGGRLGGAEMSRSEHYRDGRVPLHTLRADIDYGFFEAKTTFGRIGVKVWIYKGELVGGLKAKEARDAAAAAERAPRRDRGDRPSRPRRSGSSGTTPTSTEAGRAAAAAKSGDAAPKGDTATEAPAAETAEKTEG
- the rplV gene encoding 50S ribosomal protein L22; the protein is MNAQNDVAEALPTAYARARFVRDSPTKVRRVIELIKGRSAADALAVLQFAPQAASEPVAKVLASAVANAENNLDLDPDTLWVKNAYADEGPTLKRIRPRAQGRAYRIRKRTSHITVEVESRPKAEAKKAQGKKKAGGR
- the rpsS gene encoding 30S ribosomal protein S19 — protein: MPRSLKKGPFVDDHLLKKVDALNESGKKTVIKTWSRRSTIIPDFLGHTIAVHDGRKHVPVFVTEAMVGHKLGEFAPTRTFKGHIKDDRKSRRR
- the rplB gene encoding 50S ribosomal protein L2, giving the protein MGIRKYKPTTPGRRGSSVSDFAEITRSTPEKSLLRPLSKSGGRNSSGKITTRHKGGGHKRAYRLIDFRRNDKDGVPAKVAHIEYDPNRSARIALLHYADGEKRYIIAPEKLKQGDTVENGPRADIKPGNNLPLRNIPVGTVIHAIELRPGGGAKMARSAGAKVQLVAKDGPYAQLRLPSGEIRNVDVRNRATIGEVGNSEHSNINWGKAGRNRWRGKRPTVRGVVMNPVDHPHGGGEGKTSGGRHPVNPNGKPEGRTRRRKASDAMIVRRRRTGKKR